A part of Cyanobacteria bacterium FACHB-DQ100 genomic DNA contains:
- a CDS encoding ISAs1 family transposase, which yields MSESCLSDLKSYFSELPDPRVQHSIEHLLIDIVMLTICAVICGAESWVEIENYGLAKQEWLATFLELPNGIPPHDTLERVFARLRPEALQQCFLNWVQAVFEISGGKLLAVDGKTLRGSYERGGKQGMIHMVSAWAVQHRLVLGQRQVNEKSNEITAIPELLSVLDLTGATVSIDAMGCQTAIAAQIVEQQGDYVLALKGNQGNLFEDVVQLFDHARQHLFRGIEHDCYETQDQAHGRKEIRRYWVMGQTEHLIGAENWAKLTTIGCVEAERQIEDKTTCERRYYLLSLPLDARRFAQSVRGHWGIENQLHWMLDVGFREDQARSTLGYSGENLAVIRHLALNLLTQEKSAKGGIHAKRLKAGWDSNYLLKVLAQSSKITRQP from the coding sequence ATGTCTGAATCCTGCCTGAGCGACCTCAAAAGCTATTTCAGCGAGTTGCCTGACCCACGTGTTCAACACAGCATTGAGCATTTATTAATTGACATTGTGATGCTTACGATTTGCGCGGTGATTTGTGGCGCGGAGAGTTGGGTCGAGATCGAGAACTATGGGCTTGCGAAACAGGAGTGGTTGGCAACCTTTCTAGAGCTTCCAAACGGTATCCCCCCGCATGACACGCTAGAGCGTGTGTTTGCTCGGCTGCGACCTGAAGCCTTGCAGCAGTGTTTTCTTAACTGGGTACAGGCAGTGTTTGAGATCAGTGGCGGGAAGTTACTTGCTGTAGACGGCAAAACATTGCGGGGCAGCTATGAGCGCGGCGGCAAGCAAGGCATGATTCACATGGTGAGTGCTTGGGCAGTGCAACATCGATTGGTGTTGGGGCAACGCCAAGTGAATGAAAAATCGAATGAGATTACTGCAATTCCAGAATTACTGAGTGTACTAGACCTTACAGGGGCAACTGTGAGCATTGATGCAATGGGCTGCCAGACTGCGATTGCGGCTCAAATTGTGGAACAACAAGGGGACTATGTGCTAGCACTCAAAGGTAACCAAGGCAATCTGTTTGAGGATGTTGTGCAACTGTTTGACCATGCCCGTCAGCACTTGTTTCGAGGCATCGAACACGATTGCTATGAGACGCAAGACCAAGCACATGGGCGCAAGGAGATTCGACGCTACTGGGTGATGGGACAAACTGAACATCTCATCGGAGCTGAGAACTGGGCAAAGCTGACAACGATTGGTTGTGTTGAAGCGGAACGTCAAATCGAGGACAAGACCACTTGTGAACGTCGCTACTACTTACTCAGCTTGCCGCTGGATGCTCGGCGATTTGCTCAATCGGTGCGCGGTCACTGGGGCATTGAAAATCAACTGCATTGGATGCTCGATGTGGGATTTCGAGAAGACCAAGCCCGCTCTACCCTCGGCTACAGTGGCGAAAATTTAGCGGTGATTCGCCATCTAGCACTCAACTTGCTGACTCAGGAAAAATCAGCAAAGGGCGGCATCCATGCAAAGCGACTCAAGGCGGGTTGGGACAGCAACTATCTGCTCAAGGTGTTAGCTCAATCCTCTAAAATAACTCGTCAACCGTAA
- the lexA gene encoding repressor LexA, which translates to MILLTHKQQRLADWIADYMQEFGYSPLIEEMRIGLGYTSSAPVQSLLDILEREGVVVRVRKSARTIRFTEQWLRQQQSNQTAPLSLRLPIVGTIAAHSLVEVVSDNEIEWLDFPLFPGSKPSGIEKWFVLRVWGDSMIDALIDHNDLVILKPEPNADAVKNGAIVAARVGTQTTLKYFYRDDEHVTLKPANPNYSDTSVAETEVEIQGVFVGLIRGLLEN; encoded by the coding sequence ATGATTTTACTCACTCATAAGCAGCAACGCCTTGCAGACTGGATTGCGGATTATATGCAGGAGTTCGGCTACAGTCCGCTTATTGAGGAAATGAGAATTGGATTAGGCTATACCTCTTCTGCACCCGTACAGTCGCTTCTCGACATATTAGAGCGCGAAGGGGTCGTTGTTCGAGTTAGAAAATCGGCTCGAACGATTCGCTTTACTGAACAATGGCTGAGGCAACAACAGAGCAACCAAACTGCTCCATTATCACTACGACTTCCGATCGTGGGTACGATCGCGGCTCACAGTTTGGTTGAAGTTGTCTCTGACAATGAAATTGAGTGGCTTGATTTTCCACTATTTCCTGGAAGCAAGCCTTCAGGCATTGAGAAGTGGTTTGTTCTGCGAGTTTGGGGCGACAGCATGATTGATGCTCTGATTGACCACAACGATCTTGTGATCCTTAAACCAGAGCCGAATGCTGACGCAGTTAAGAACGGCGCGATCGTTGCAGCCAGAGTAGGGACACAAACCACGCTGAAATATTTTTATCGCGACGATGAACACGTCACCCTCAAACCTGCAAACCCAAACTACTCTGATACTTCTGTTGCTGAAACAGAAGTTGAAATTCAAGGTGTTTTTGTGGGATTGATTCGAGGATTGCTAGAAAACTAA
- a CDS encoding low temperature requirement protein A, whose amino-acid sequence MNQNRQYPLQLYAEKNEGGERHATWLELFFDLVFVIAIAELAHALHDHLTWAGIASFAALFVPVWWLWIDFSYYADQFDVDRGFYRLIMLGVMFGVIVLALAIPEVLEGSSAVFATIYTALRAVIIFLYFQAWRFVPESRELTARYTTSFSIAFGFWLVSIFVPEPLRFVLWGVALFIEISNGPITYATIRTVPAQTSHMDERFGLFVIIVLGEAILAVSTGVDETNWQGTTVLAALSGFITAVSFWWLYFEHADASVINWALRGGRRALLLSYIYGYSHLLVFMGIVAAGVGTQVAIEATAAAEALSLPVRVELCGGISLFILGLTIVQWAAPQSLPAQVIRVRLLVALGCAVLIGLGYLVTPVVLTIIFAVILVGLASFESQRTLPVFKQED is encoded by the coding sequence TTGTATGCTGAGAAAAATGAGGGTGGTGAACGTCACGCCACTTGGCTAGAGCTATTTTTCGATCTAGTCTTCGTGATCGCGATCGCGGAACTAGCCCATGCGCTGCACGACCATTTGACGTGGGCTGGCATCGCCAGTTTTGCTGCACTCTTTGTGCCCGTCTGGTGGCTGTGGATCGACTTCAGTTACTACGCCGATCAGTTTGATGTCGATCGCGGCTTCTACCGACTAATTATGCTGGGTGTGATGTTTGGCGTAATTGTGCTGGCACTGGCGATCCCCGAAGTACTGGAGGGCAGTTCTGCCGTTTTTGCGACCATCTATACAGCACTGCGAGCGGTCATTATCTTCTTGTATTTCCAAGCCTGGCGCTTTGTCCCCGAATCACGAGAACTCACTGCCCGTTACACAACCAGTTTCTCCATTGCTTTTGGCTTCTGGTTAGTCTCGATTTTTGTGCCTGAACCGCTGCGCTTTGTTCTATGGGGCGTTGCCCTATTCATTGAAATTAGCAATGGACCCATTACCTACGCCACGATTCGCACGGTTCCTGCTCAGACATCCCACATGGATGAGCGCTTTGGCTTATTCGTCATCATCGTCCTGGGGGAGGCTATTCTGGCAGTCTCGACTGGGGTTGATGAGACAAACTGGCAGGGCACAACCGTTCTGGCTGCGCTGAGTGGATTCATCACGGCTGTGAGTTTCTGGTGGCTTTACTTTGAGCACGCCGATGCTTCTGTCATCAACTGGGCACTGCGAGGGGGTAGACGCGCCTTACTCCTTTCCTACATTTATGGCTACAGTCATCTGCTCGTCTTTATGGGCATTGTAGCTGCAGGAGTGGGTACGCAAGTGGCGATCGAAGCTACAGCAGCGGCGGAAGCTTTGTCGCTCCCGGTACGAGTTGAGCTGTGTGGGGGTATTTCCCTATTTATTCTTGGGCTCACTATCGTGCAGTGGGCTGCCCCGCAATCGCTCCCTGCTCAGGTCATCAGAGTACGGTTGTTAGTGGCATTGGGTTGTGCTGTCTTGATCGGCTTGGGCTATCTGGTTACTCCAGTTGTACTGACCATCATCTTTGCCGTTATTTTGGTCGGTCTAGCTAGCTTTGAATCCCAACGAACTCTACCTGTCTTTAAACAGGAAGATTGA
- a CDS encoding ferredoxin--nitrite reductase has product MTGISKTASASENLTDVETIAQFENLTTEAPPAKTQNKFERIKAEKDGLVLKRELELLASVGWEGIEEADRDFRLRVLGLFYREVTPGRFMLRMRTANGVMPSNHMRVLAEIVQRYGDEGNADITTRQNIQLRGIRIEDAPDIFRRFEEAGMTSVQTGVDNVRNVTGSPVAGLEADELIDTRGLCRAVQDMITHMGAGNSAFTNLPRKFNIAIAGCRDNSVHAETNDLAFIPAYKHDQIGFNVIVGGMFSPKRYQEAVPLNAWVSPGDVVAVCEAVLLLYRNHGLRANRQKSRLMYLIDAWGIEKFRSELEQQLGRSLESAAEADEMTLDKRDHIGVYPQKQPGLNYVGLHIPIGRLYAHEMFELARMADVYGSGELRLTVEQNLIIPNVPNSRLDALLKEPLLQERFLVEPDPVSRWLVSCTGSQFCGFALIETKNRALAIIKALEAELTVPQPVRIHWTGCPNSCGQPQVADIGLMGTKARKNGQVVEAVDIWMGGKVGSEAHLGSRVQSGVPCDDLLPILRNLMIEHFGAKPRQTDYFVPPELLNEVTQS; this is encoded by the coding sequence ATGACTGGAATCTCTAAGACTGCAAGTGCATCAGAGAATTTGACAGACGTGGAAACGATCGCTCAGTTTGAGAATTTAACAACCGAAGCTCCTCCTGCAAAAACACAGAATAAGTTTGAACGAATTAAGGCAGAGAAGGACGGATTAGTGCTAAAGCGAGAGCTAGAGCTGCTTGCGAGTGTAGGCTGGGAAGGGATCGAAGAAGCCGATCGAGATTTCAGACTGCGTGTGCTGGGATTGTTCTATCGTGAAGTCACGCCTGGAAGATTCATGCTCCGAATGCGAACCGCGAACGGAGTGATGCCAAGCAACCATATGCGCGTTTTAGCAGAGATTGTGCAGCGCTACGGCGACGAGGGCAATGCCGACATTACCACTCGTCAAAATATTCAGCTTCGAGGCATTCGGATCGAAGATGCACCAGATATCTTCCGACGATTTGAAGAAGCGGGAATGACGAGCGTTCAAACCGGAGTAGATAATGTTCGCAATGTGACTGGTTCTCCGGTTGCAGGGCTTGAAGCTGATGAATTGATTGATACTCGCGGCTTGTGTCGTGCAGTGCAAGACATGATTACCCATATGGGAGCCGGGAACTCTGCTTTCACTAACCTGCCCCGAAAATTTAACATTGCGATCGCTGGATGTCGCGACAATTCAGTTCATGCAGAAACCAATGATCTTGCTTTTATTCCCGCTTATAAGCATGATCAAATCGGCTTTAACGTCATTGTTGGCGGTATGTTCTCACCCAAGCGGTATCAAGAAGCTGTTCCGTTGAATGCTTGGGTTTCTCCGGGTGATGTGGTCGCCGTCTGCGAAGCGGTTCTATTGTTGTATCGCAATCATGGACTGAGAGCCAATCGTCAAAAATCACGATTGATGTATTTAATCGATGCTTGGGGAATTGAAAAGTTTCGATCCGAGCTAGAACAACAACTGGGTCGATCGCTTGAGTCTGCTGCCGAAGCTGATGAAATGACTTTGGACAAACGCGATCACATTGGCGTGTATCCGCAAAAGCAACCGGGATTAAACTATGTTGGCTTACATATTCCGATCGGTCGCTTGTATGCCCATGAAATGTTTGAACTTGCGCGAATGGCCGATGTCTATGGAAGTGGTGAACTGCGGTTGACGGTTGAGCAAAATCTAATTATTCCAAATGTTCCAAATTCGCGATTAGATGCGTTGTTAAAAGAACCTTTACTTCAAGAACGCTTTCTAGTTGAGCCTGATCCGGTTTCTCGCTGGCTTGTCTCTTGTACCGGAAGCCAATTTTGCGGATTCGCTTTGATTGAAACTAAAAATCGTGCTTTAGCCATAATCAAAGCCCTCGAAGCAGAATTAACCGTTCCACAGCCCGTGCGAATCCATTGGACAGGTTGCCCCAACTCCTGTGGACAGCCGCAAGTTGCAGACATCGGATTAATGGGAACCAAAGCCCGCAAAAACGGGCAAGTCGTTGAAGCCGTCGATATTTGGATGGGCGGTAAAGTTGGCAGCGAGGCTCATTTAGGATCGCGAGTGCAATCCGGTGTTCCGTGTGATGATCTCTTACCAATTTTGCGAAATTTGATGATCGAACACTTCGGAGCAAAACCAAGACAAACTGATTATTTCGTACCACCGGAACTGCTCAACGAAGTCACCCAAAGCTAA
- a CDS encoding MFS transporter, translating into MASRERASHTLRNTAVSRSDTWMIKAILLLASTLTVMAGATIAPSLPTMQSYFSGTPNVEFWVRLVLTMPALFIVIGSPIAGQLVDTIGRKSLLIGAAFLYGLAGSSGFVLNSLFAILVGRALLGLAVAGVMVSATTLIADYYQGDERANFMGLQAAFMGLGGVLFLTVGGFIADVNWRLPFLIYLFSWVLLPAIVLLLFEPTRNKPSEDTPSQTGSRATLPIRLLAFIYSAALLMQIIFYLIPVQLPFYLQQLARASATQSGLAIALATLLSAIASMNYGKLKRHLSFIKILAIAFLLMGLGYIGLGLVNSYELVLLVLIPTGLGLGLLMPNLTVWTSTEAPDSLRGRALGGLTTFFFLGQFLSPVVSQPISKGMGLAVTYGLAGVMLAVLGTVLWISQKSICRAIESRIGR; encoded by the coding sequence ATGGCATCTCGCGAACGAGCCAGCCACACCCTACGGAACACTGCTGTTTCAAGATCAGACACCTGGATGATCAAAGCGATACTGCTATTAGCCAGTACTCTTACAGTCATGGCTGGGGCAACCATCGCGCCATCTCTACCGACGATGCAGAGCTATTTTAGTGGAACGCCGAATGTCGAATTTTGGGTCCGGTTGGTGCTGACAATGCCAGCCTTGTTCATTGTTATTGGTTCCCCGATTGCTGGACAGTTGGTAGACACCATAGGACGCAAATCACTGCTAATTGGAGCAGCTTTCCTCTACGGTCTGGCGGGTAGTTCTGGCTTTGTGTTGAACTCTTTATTCGCCATTTTGGTGGGACGGGCACTGCTAGGCTTAGCAGTTGCTGGAGTAATGGTGAGCGCTACGACTCTGATTGCCGACTATTATCAGGGGGACGAGCGCGCCAACTTCATGGGACTCCAAGCCGCCTTTATGGGGCTAGGAGGTGTCTTGTTTTTGACGGTAGGTGGCTTCATTGCGGATGTTAACTGGCGATTGCCATTCCTGATCTATCTATTTTCATGGGTACTACTACCGGCGATCGTTCTTTTGCTGTTTGAACCAACACGCAACAAACCGTCAGAAGATACCCCTTCTCAAACTGGCTCCAGAGCAACGTTACCCATCAGGCTGCTGGCTTTCATCTACAGTGCAGCACTCCTCATGCAGATTATCTTCTACCTGATTCCAGTGCAGTTGCCGTTTTATCTGCAACAACTCGCTCGTGCCAGTGCGACCCAAAGTGGGTTGGCGATTGCCCTTGCAACCTTGCTCAGTGCGATTGCTTCTATGAATTATGGCAAACTCAAACGTCATTTGAGCTTTATTAAGATTCTAGCGATCGCCTTTCTGCTGATGGGACTTGGTTACATCGGACTTGGACTAGTGAACTCCTACGAGTTAGTATTGCTGGTGCTCATTCCAACGGGTTTAGGGCTGGGACTGTTAATGCCTAATCTTACAGTTTGGACATCAACAGAAGCTCCAGATTCCCTGCGAGGTCGAGCATTAGGTGGACTCACAACCTTCTTCTTTCTGGGTCAGTTTCTATCGCCCGTTGTATCTCAACCCATCAGCAAGGGTATGGGGTTGGCGGTAACCTATGGATTGGCAGGGGTTATGCTGGCAGTTCTGGGAACCGTGCTGTGGATTTCCCAAAAGAGTATTTGTCGGGCGATCGAATCGCGGATTGGACGATAA
- a CDS encoding FAD-dependent oxidoreductase, whose translation METISDKPFDPTDPYVRTAQTFPVLTEEQIERAKLLAQEEFLAKGTILFERGQRSVDFFIVLKGNIEIYEHRQNGVNVFTVHNEYQFTGEVDLFNNRQILVGGRMGEDGQVLRFNRQQFRKLMIAEPDIGEVVVRAIILRRVGLISHQQGSVALITTKESADTLRIERFLRRNGYPLEVLNYDAACQEKAFLDNVDLKPEHLPAVYIHLGEKLLHNPSNFELAECLGLVETLPPNHVYDVAIVGGGPAGLSAAVYAASEALDVVLIETEAPGGQAGTSSKIENYLGFPTGISGQALAGRAQIQAQKFGATIALPFSVSGIDCQTHPFTLTLDNQAKIQTRAVVIASGARYRTLDFHHAFDNAGVYYAATAMEGSVCQSEPVIVVGGGNSAGQAAVFLSRHASHVHILVRSQDLKASMSDYLVGRIKAADRITLHTQTEITALKGDKHLEEVTWYNSSTGTTETHAIRHIFLMIGAVPNTQWLQDCLTLDEKGFVCTGPQLIERQAWRLQRQPTIFETSVPGIFAAGDVRSGSVKRVASAVGEGAIIISQVHQFLSEQNGRDLSNQQLPIH comes from the coding sequence ATGGAAACAATTTCTGACAAACCATTTGATCCAACTGATCCCTATGTCCGTACCGCTCAGACGTTTCCCGTTTTGACGGAGGAGCAAATTGAGCGAGCCAAGTTGCTCGCTCAGGAGGAATTCTTGGCAAAAGGAACAATCCTGTTTGAGCGAGGGCAGCGGAGCGTTGATTTTTTTATTGTTTTGAAAGGCAATATTGAGATTTACGAGCATCGCCAAAATGGGGTGAATGTGTTTACGGTACACAATGAATATCAGTTCACCGGAGAAGTTGATTTATTCAATAACCGACAAATTCTGGTCGGGGGTCGTATGGGCGAGGACGGGCAGGTGTTGCGCTTTAATCGCCAGCAGTTTCGCAAGCTGATGATTGCCGAACCAGACATCGGTGAAGTCGTTGTGCGAGCGATTATCCTGCGCCGGGTGGGTTTGATTTCCCATCAACAAGGGTCTGTCGCACTCATTACAACCAAAGAGTCCGCTGACACGCTTCGGATTGAACGATTCTTACGTCGCAACGGCTACCCGCTGGAAGTGCTCAACTATGATGCAGCCTGCCAGGAAAAAGCATTTCTAGACAATGTTGACCTTAAACCAGAACATCTTCCAGCCGTCTATATTCATCTGGGCGAGAAGCTGTTACATAATCCCTCCAACTTTGAACTGGCTGAATGCCTTGGCTTAGTCGAGACTCTGCCACCCAACCATGTTTATGATGTAGCTATTGTCGGTGGCGGACCTGCTGGACTTTCGGCTGCCGTCTACGCCGCCTCGGAAGCCTTAGACGTGGTGCTGATTGAAACGGAAGCCCCAGGAGGGCAAGCTGGCACTAGCTCAAAAATTGAGAACTATCTAGGGTTCCCGACTGGAATTTCTGGTCAGGCGCTCGCTGGACGGGCACAGATACAGGCGCAGAAGTTTGGAGCCACGATCGCCCTTCCCTTTTCAGTCAGTGGGATTGATTGCCAAACCCACCCCTTTACCTTGACCTTAGACAATCAGGCAAAAATTCAGACTAGAGCGGTTGTAATAGCGTCTGGTGCCCGATATCGAACCTTGGATTTTCACCATGCTTTTGACAATGCAGGTGTTTACTATGCTGCAACGGCAATGGAAGGAAGTGTTTGTCAGAGTGAGCCAGTCATTGTTGTTGGTGGTGGAAATTCCGCCGGACAAGCCGCTGTCTTTCTATCTCGTCATGCCAGTCACGTCCATATTCTGGTTCGCAGTCAAGATCTAAAAGCGAGTATGTCTGACTACTTGGTAGGTCGCATCAAAGCTGCAGACCGCATTACGTTACATACCCAGACTGAAATCACAGCGTTAAAGGGCGATAAACATCTAGAGGAGGTGACTTGGTATAATAGCAGCACTGGCACAACAGAAACCCATGCCATTCGCCATATTTTTCTCATGATTGGTGCCGTTCCCAATACCCAATGGCTGCAAGACTGCTTAACGCTTGACGAGAAAGGCTTTGTCTGTACTGGACCTCAGCTTATCGAGCGTCAAGCTTGGAGGCTCCAACGACAACCGACAATCTTTGAGACGAGTGTTCCTGGTATTTTTGCTGCGGGTGATGTGCGTTCTGGCTCGGTTAAACGGGTTGCTTCGGCGGTTGGTGAGGGGGCCATTATTATCAGTCAGGTACATCAGTTTTTAAGCGAGCAGAACGGACGAGACCTCTCGAATCAGCAATTACCGATTCACTAG
- a CDS encoding NAD(P)-binding domain-containing protein, with protein MKIGIIGSGNIGGTLGRHWAKVGYEVMFSSRNPAELKTMAAEAGAQMGTVQEASAFGEVILLAIPFGKVPDLAQQIGRLDNKILIDATNPYPQRDGDLAREIIEDQAQTASGYVASQFPGAHTIKAFKSIYYKVLEEKAFRSGNERIAVQICGDDQQAKQTVKQLIEAIGFTPQDLGNLNSGTIFEPNAPLYRNKNLAIVEAEFLLSQP; from the coding sequence ATGAAAATCGGCATTATTGGCTCAGGTAATATTGGCGGAACACTGGGACGTCACTGGGCTAAGGTAGGATATGAAGTGATGTTTAGCTCTAGGAATCCGGCGGAGCTAAAGACAATGGCAGCGGAAGCGGGTGCCCAGATGGGTACAGTACAGGAAGCCTCGGCGTTTGGCGAGGTGATTCTGCTGGCAATTCCATTTGGTAAGGTTCCTGATTTAGCGCAGCAAATTGGACGGTTAGACAACAAGATTCTGATTGATGCCACTAATCCCTATCCGCAACGGGATGGGGATTTGGCAAGAGAAATAATTGAGGACCAGGCTCAAACGGCAAGCGGATATGTTGCCAGTCAGTTTCCAGGGGCTCACACCATCAAAGCATTTAAGTCCATCTACTACAAAGTGCTGGAAGAAAAAGCGTTTCGCTCTGGAAATGAACGAATCGCCGTACAAATTTGTGGTGATGATCAGCAGGCTAAACAAACAGTCAAACAATTGATTGAAGCGATCGGATTTACACCGCAGGATCTTGGAAACCTCAACAGTGGCACCATTTTTGAACCTAACGCACCACTCTACAGAAATAAGAACCTGGCGATCGTCGAGGCGGAATTCTTGTTGAGCCAGCCATAA
- a CDS encoding SDR family NAD(P)-dependent oxidoreductase: MPNHSQKVWFITGSSTGFGRSLTEAVLQHGDRVIATARKPEQLDELVQAYPHTAKAVRLDVTNPQEIDDAIQAAINAFGRIDVVVNNAGYGSIGAIEEISNEAIQRQFETNVFGVLNVTRAVLPILRQQQSGHILNLSSVGGFVAFGATGIYCATKFAVEALSEALSKEVAEMGIKVTIIEPGAFRTDFNGRSLAKPDQLMDEYKSVSGGFLQWLEEMDGKQPGDPDKAAAAMIQVVESDNPPLRLALGADAVSVIEEKLKSMQAELDAWREVSINTAFEGAQMATIGG; encoded by the coding sequence ATGCCTAATCACTCTCAAAAAGTTTGGTTTATTACAGGTAGCTCTACGGGCTTTGGTCGATCGCTTACTGAAGCAGTTCTTCAACATGGAGATCGCGTCATTGCCACTGCGCGTAAACCTGAACAGTTAGATGAGCTCGTACAGGCATATCCTCATACGGCAAAAGCAGTTCGCTTAGATGTTACGAATCCTCAAGAAATTGATGATGCGATTCAAGCAGCAATTAATGCTTTTGGTCGAATTGATGTCGTTGTCAACAATGCTGGATACGGGTCAATTGGAGCAATTGAAGAAATCAGCAACGAAGCCATCCAGCGGCAGTTTGAAACGAATGTCTTTGGCGTTTTGAATGTGACTCGTGCCGTTCTGCCCATTCTGCGGCAACAGCAAAGTGGTCATATTCTCAATCTATCCTCTGTGGGTGGTTTTGTTGCCTTTGGTGCAACCGGGATTTACTGCGCAACGAAGTTTGCTGTAGAAGCGCTATCCGAGGCACTGTCTAAAGAAGTTGCTGAGATGGGGATCAAAGTCACCATCATCGAACCGGGGGCGTTTCGGACCGACTTTAACGGGAGATCGCTGGCAAAACCGGATCAATTGATGGATGAATACAAATCGGTGAGTGGTGGGTTTCTGCAATGGCTGGAAGAGATGGATGGCAAGCAGCCTGGTGATCCCGATAAAGCCGCAGCAGCGATGATTCAAGTCGTTGAAAGTGATAATCCTCCTTTACGGTTGGCTTTGGGAGCGGATGCCGTTAGCGTAATCGAGGAAAAACTGAAATCGATGCAAGCTGAATTAGATGCTTGGAGAGAGGTTTCGATCAATACAGCGTTTGAAGGGGCACAAATGGCAACAATCGGAGGGTAA
- a CDS encoding NarK family nitrate/nitrite MFS transporter, whose product MLKDLLSSRHLFGQSSTNRYHVLHLTWFAFFLTFVAWFNFAPFATTIGREFDLHPEQLRTISICNLALTIPARIIIGMLLDRYGPRITFSTLLIFAALPCFATALSQNFNHLVLSRLLMGIVGAGFVVGIRMVSEWFPPKEIGMAEGIYGGWGNFGAFAAEFALPLVAVGTAFLAGGATNWRVAISLVGVVCAIYGWIYGRAAQDTPTGKTYKKPKRSGAIEVTSAHSFYAMIAFNFGLIFALGLLAWRLAQPNVRFFNQTQLLITWTLLAVLFAYQTYKAWQVNHEVVSHRKTYPLNERYEYRQVGLLNFAYVVSFGSELAVVSMLPAFFESTFRLDHVTASMIAAVYPFMNLFSRPSGGLISDRFGSRKWTLTAISAGIGISYLMAAGIHASWSIGWAIAVTILAAYFAQAGCGATFGLVPLIKREVTGQIAGSVGAYGNFGGVVYLTIFSLSNAQTLFQAMGISALVCASLCAFCLKEPSGSFAEEYTGDSLLPQAELYNVHANQNISK is encoded by the coding sequence ATGCTCAAAGATCTCCTTTCCTCCCGACATCTGTTCGGTCAATCTTCAACAAATCGCTATCACGTCCTTCACTTAACTTGGTTCGCGTTTTTTCTAACTTTTGTTGCATGGTTCAATTTTGCTCCATTTGCAACCACGATCGGTCGTGAATTTGATCTTCACCCCGAACAACTTAGAACGATCTCAATCTGTAACTTAGCGCTCACAATTCCCGCGCGTATCATTATTGGGATGTTGCTTGATCGCTATGGACCTCGAATTACATTTTCAACGCTCCTGATTTTCGCTGCTTTACCTTGTTTTGCAACGGCACTATCGCAGAACTTTAATCACTTAGTGTTAAGCCGATTGCTTATGGGAATTGTCGGTGCAGGGTTCGTTGTCGGCATTCGCATGGTATCAGAATGGTTTCCGCCCAAAGAAATTGGGATGGCTGAAGGTATCTATGGCGGATGGGGAAACTTCGGTGCATTTGCCGCTGAATTTGCATTGCCGCTTGTCGCAGTTGGAACCGCGTTTCTAGCAGGAGGCGCAACGAACTGGAGAGTCGCGATCTCGCTTGTTGGTGTAGTCTGTGCAATCTACGGCTGGATCTATGGTCGAGCCGCCCAAGATACCCCAACCGGAAAAACTTACAAAAAGCCAAAACGCAGTGGCGCGATCGAGGTCACAAGTGCCCACAGCTTCTATGCAATGATCGCCTTTAACTTCGGTCTAATTTTCGCGCTCGGCTTACTCGCGTGGCGCTTAGCTCAACCGAATGTTCGCTTTTTCAACCAAACTCAACTCCTGATTACTTGGACATTACTCGCAGTCCTGTTTGCTTATCAAACTTATAAAGCGTGGCAGGTTAACCACGAAGTTGTAAGCCACCGCAAAACCTACCCACTCAATGAACGTTATGAATACCGACAAGTCGGCTTACTCAATTTTGCTTACGTCGTGAGCTTTGGATCAGAACTCGCGGTCGTCTCGATGCTTCCTGCATTTTTTGAGTCTACTTTTCGTCTCGATCATGTGACAGCAAGTATGATTGCTGCTGTTTACCCATTCATGAATTTATTTTCTCGCCCCAGCGGTGGTCTAATTTCTGACCGTTTTGGCAGTCGTAAGTGGACGCTAACCGCGATTAGCGCAGGAATTGGAATCAGCTATCTCATGGCTGCTGGAATTCATGCAAGCTGGTCGATCGGTTGGGCAATCGCCGTTACAATCCTTGCTGCTTACTTTGCTCAAGCTGGGTGTGGTGCAACGTTCGGCTTAGTGCCCTTGATCAAGCGAGAAGTGACAGGACAAATCGCGGGCAGCGTGGGTGCGTATGGCAATTTTGGCGGTGTGGTCTACCTAACGATTTTCAGCCTCTCCAACGCGCAAACTTTGTTTCAAGCAATGGGAATTAGCGCTCTCGTTTGTGCAAGTCTATGCGCGTTTTGCTTGAAGGAACCGAGTGGCTCTTTTGCTGAAGAGTATACTGGAGATTCGTTGCTGCCTCAAGCAGAACTGTACAACGTCCACGCAAACCAAAATATCTCTAAATAA